TTAATTTCAGAGTTAGTGGACAAATGTATCGGTTCTCGGATCCACATTATAATGAAGAGTGACAAGGAAATAGTTGGGACACTTCTTGGCTTTGACGACTTTGTAAACATGGTGCTTGAAGATGTGACAGAGTATGAATCTACACCTGAGGGACGAAGAATCACTCAACTTGATCAAATTCTTCTCAATGGAAATCATATAACAATGGTAAGAAAAGAAATGTCAGGTTTCAACATACAGTAAAGTATATCAGTATAATTTCTTAACAAAGTTTTATAATTTTTTAATTCACTGGAATGTATTTTGCATATGCTTTGTCCATAAAAAAGGTACATTATATCATATTAATTCTGTGACCTCTGACTATTGTCTACCAACTTTTTTGTGTTCTTATTTATAATCTtgagtttatttttttattatttttttttttggtataaaTTAAAgccaaattataaattatattaaattttaatcctagttattaaaaaaaataatgtaaaaataTTATTTTGCTTTTTAACCTTTATTTTGTACTACTTGTAGGAATACATACACTGGATATAGAATATAAGGATAGCTTGATATTATTAATTTGATGCTGTATGTCTTTTAATTGTCCTTGGAGTACTCCTTAAATATTTGCTTACCAACTATCTCTGCACAATTTAGTACTGAAAACCTGATAGAAAAACTTTGAAATGTCAGCTTACATTCAGCATGCACTTAGCCTTACATTCCTATGTCATTCTTAATGGATCTTGTTATTGTAATAATGTTCCTTTTTAATTTAGGAAGCCTTGTTTGAGACTAACCCATGGGGGCAATGATTGCTGGAACCATTAACAGTTAACAAATATGTAGGAATTCAAAATATACTAAggaatattatgttaatataggaCACAAACTTTTGTGCAGTTAAAAACAAAGGAGTAAAAAACTGCAGTAAACCTTCTCACAACTTGTGAGATTCAATCTGAAAATCAGTGCCTTGTGGTAATTAGTGTTATGAGAAgttaagaacataaaggaaaaataGGGTTGCATTCCTGACAGATACTTCTAAATTTGCCAGTCTCCCTATTCTTCACTCTTCTTCTAGATATAATTTACCTCACATTCTGTTAGTCGCTATTTGAAGCATTTGAAGAATGTGGACCTACTGGACTGACTTGGATATAGCAAAGTTTGTCAGCTTACACATTCCATATATGTCAACAACACTGAttcactggtggcctggtggctaacgctctcgcttcacacggcgagggtctgggttcgattcccagccagagtagaaacattggacgtgtttctttccacctgttgtctatgttccccatcagtaaaatgggtacctgggtgttagtcgactggtgtgggtcgcatcctgggacactgacctaatttgcccgaaatgtaccGAAAtgtggagcataacaagggactttctatatagtagtatgtcattgttgtcagctaggactgtataccttgtacatgtacttgtagtaaataaagatattattattattattattacatgccATAGACCTGCCTGGCTCTACAATTTTttctaataaagttggtagaattacccaagtaatagcttttatatccttttactcatgtacgaattaattgctctaccatattgtattacttttgtcactaccactactactactactactaccactaccactagtgaacatcgaaatggtacctcactagtattgcacctcactctgagcctttatataccctctgtgtccgtgtattgtttgtaatggcttgataaagctcctggagagcgaaacgttgccacaataaatgtcacattagttgcacttgtgtccttttactttacaattttTTTCTAGGTGAGGCATAAAATGTCAGTGGACAGCAAATTTCAAGGCATGAATATTATACACAAATTTACATGAGACATGGTATGGTTCCTGCAGACACCTACAGTGCTcatcatggcattatgccggGCGAGCGCCCCGGCACAATGCTCtgatgaaaatcaaaggcctaccaaaCAGGGGgatcttttttcgtcagtgcattctgctgggtagcagccgttagcatgacgtctcggcctgctgccacacttcacagtgacttctcattgcTCACGTCTCTGccatagtgagagggagtgttgcACTGTTGTCTCTCACCCGCCTCATCTTTTGTTCAacgttccctttggttttgggacTATACatctttgatta
The sequence above is drawn from the Cherax quadricarinatus isolate ZL_2023a chromosome 50, ASM3850222v1, whole genome shotgun sequence genome and encodes:
- the LOC128695456 gene encoding U6 snRNA-associated Sm-like protein LSm5, with the translated sequence MTVTMAAPNPSTLLPLELVDKCIGSRIHIIMKSDKEIVGTLLGFDDFVNMVLEDVTEYESTPEGRRITQLDQILLNGNHITMLVPGGAELVD